Below is a genomic region from Candidatus Fermentibacter sp..
GGGACCTCCCTGCTCTCGGGCACCGCCCATCTCCACGACGACTGGATCCTCGTCAGGGAATACCCGCTGAGCTCCGAACTGATGGCCCTCTCCCACGTATGGAGGTCGCCGGACGGCTCCGAATACCTCATCGCCTCGAAGGGCGCGCCGGAGGCCATCGCCGACCTGTGCCACGAACCTCCGCAGAGGCTTGCCGACATCGAGGCGAGGGTCCAGGCCATGGCTGCCGGCGGCCTGAAGGTGCTGGGCGTGGCCGCAGCGGCCTTCGACGGAAGCCTTCCGGAGGGCCAGCACGATCTCGAATTCGAGTTCCTCGGACTGATAGGGCTGAGAGACCCGGTGAGGCCCTGCGTGGCCGACTCGGTGGCCGAATGCAGGGGCGCAGGGATCAACGTGATGATGATCACCGGCGACTACCCGGCGACTGCCCTCGAGGTCGCCTGCGACACCGGCCTCGGCGAGGGCGGGCTCATCACCGGCGGCGAACTGGACAGGATGAGCGACGACGAGCTGATGAGGAGGCTTCCGGAGGTGTCGGTCTTCGCCCGGGCGGTGCCCAGGCAGAAGCTCCGGGTGGTCGAGGCGCTCAGGCGCGCAGGCGAGACCGTCGCGATGACCGGAGACGGCGTGAACGACGCTCCGGCACTGAAGGCGGCGGACATCGGGGTTGCGATGGGGGCGCGGGGCACCGACGTGGCGAGGGAGGCCGCAGGTCTCGTCCTTCTCGACGACAACTTCCGCTCCATCGTCAGGGGGGTGCGCGAGGGCAGGAGGATCCGCGACAACATATCCAAGGCCTTCGCCTACATATTCGCGGTGCACGTCCCCGTGGCCGGCCTCTCGCTGCTGCCGGTGCTGATGGGCTGGCCGCTGATCCTCATGCCGGTTCACGTGGCCTTCCTCGAGATGATCATCGACCCGGCATGCTCCATAGTCTTCGAGGCCGAGGGTGAGGAGAGGGACGCCATGAGGCGCCCGCCCGACTCGCGCAGGCGAAGGCTCTTCGGCAGGAAGGCCCTGGTCGTGAGCCTTCTGCAGGGCCTGTCCGTGCTCGCGGTGACGACGGCGGTGTTCCTGTGGGCCACCGGTTCGGGGCATTCCGAGAACGACTCGCGGGCCCTCGCCTTTTCCACCCTGGTGGTGGCCAACATCATGCTCATAGCGACGAACCGGTCGTGGCGCCGGAGCCTGCCCGAGATCATCCGGACCCCCAACAGGGCCATGTGGATGGTCGCGTCGGGGGCTATGGCTTTTCTGGCGATGGTGATCTACATTCCATTCCTGGGCCGCCTGTTCCACTTCGACAGGCTCCATGCGGTCGACGTCGTTCTGTGCCTGGCGGCCGGCATTCTCGGGATAGTCTGGTTCGAGGCCTACAAGGCCATCTCCGGCAGGAGGGCGGCAGAATCCTCCGTCGACGGCCGGGAAAGGCGGTGACCGTGGCTGCTCAGGACAGGAGATACTTCAAGACGCTCACGGAGCAGGAGGAGGAAGCGATCCTCGCCAGGTGCTCCAGGGTAGAGATCGCCAAGAACGACGTGCTCTTCCGCAAGGGAGAGCAGTCCACGTCGATGTACATCGTCGCCGAAGGCGAGTTCGTCGTCACCGACGAGCGGCCCTCGCAGAAGGTATACCTCTCTTCGATCAGGGCCGGAGGGCTGATCGGCGAGATGTCGTTCCTCGACGAGAGCCCCAGGTCGGCGACAGTGACCGCCAGGGAGTCCGGGGTGGTGTATCGCCTCAACAAGGAGGACTTCGTCAGGACGCTCCTCGAGGCTCCCGCCCTCGGATCGCGGCTCCTGCTCGCCATAGCCATCCTCCTCGTCGACAGGCTCCGCAAGGCCGACGCCGCGCTCACTTCGCTCACGGTCGCCCCGTCGCGGGGCGGAGACGATGGCGGGCTGGCGAAGGCCGTCGAATCCGTCAGGGGGTCCTGAGGAGGCCGGGAACCGGCAGCGCACCGTCGGGCTTACAGAGTAATACATCCCCACAAACCCGGAGTTGGAATTGGCGCACTCAACTACCATCGAGCCGGTGCGTTCCGCGAGGGACATCTCCGAATTCGTCAGGCTGCCCTTCGACCTCTACCGGGGCGACCCACTCTGGATACCCCAGCTCGTCTCGCACGAGAAGGCCCAGTTCGACCCCCGGCGCAACCCCGCCTACGAGACCGCGCGGGCCCAGCTCTTCCGCGCCGTCAGGGACGGCCGCACGGTGGGCCGCGTGGCCGCCA
It encodes:
- a CDS encoding cation-translocating P-type ATPase, which encodes MPETRELGGLEGLSHEEAAARLASEGPNELPRSSSRGLFKLVFDVVSEPMLLLLLASGCLYLFVAREPQDAAMLLGFVALVIVITIVQERRTDKALKALRDISSPRALVVRSGSRIRIPGRDVVPGDLLIVSEGDRVAADGMLADSMNLFVDESCLTGESAPVPKASGDPADDAGSSSRVFSGTLVTSGFGVAEVTATGAGTELGRIGVMMRETEAPRTPLQRETSRLVSRLAVLGLALCALTAVVSALSKGAGPEAWKDGILAGITLAMATLPEEFPVVLTIFLALGAWRLSKHGVLCRTMPAVEALGTATFLCVDKTGTLTLNTLELAGMENGSGSWSGGDLADELHGLLEYAVLASKGNPIDPVDRAVREAGTSLLSGTAHLHDDWILVREYPLSSELMALSHVWRSPDGSEYLIASKGAPEAIADLCHEPPQRLADIEARVQAMAAGGLKVLGVAAAAFDGSLPEGQHDLEFEFLGLIGLRDPVRPCVADSVAECRGAGINVMMITGDYPATALEVACDTGLGEGGLITGGELDRMSDDELMRRLPEVSVFARAVPRQKLRVVEALRRAGETVAMTGDGVNDAPALKAADIGVAMGARGTDVAREAAGLVLLDDNFRSIVRGVREGRRIRDNISKAFAYIFAVHVPVAGLSLLPVLMGWPLILMPVHVAFLEMIIDPACSIVFEAEGEERDAMRRPPDSRRRRLFGRKALVVSLLQGLSVLAVTTAVFLWATGSGHSENDSRALAFSTLVVANIMLIATNRSWRRSLPEIIRTPNRAMWMVASGAMAFLAMVIYIPFLGRLFHFDRLHAVDVVLCLAAGILGIVWFEAYKAISGRRAAESSVDGRERR
- a CDS encoding cyclic nucleotide-binding domain-containing protein, which translates into the protein MTVAAQDRRYFKTLTEQEEEAILARCSRVEIAKNDVLFRKGEQSTSMYIVAEGEFVVTDERPSQKVYLSSIRAGGLIGEMSFLDESPRSATVTARESGVVYRLNKEDFVRTLLEAPALGSRLLLAIAILLVDRLRKADAALTSLTVAPSRGGDDGGLAKAVESVRGS